In Flexistipes sp., the sequence AATATGTTCGTTAAAACCGCCTTTGATTGTGATTTCAGAAAATTATTATTTTCTGCCGGATTTGATAAGTGTTCCGGAGAGTGATTTGCCTAAAGTTCTGAACAGTTTTACAGAAGAATTGCTGGAACCCGTCAAACATAATGAATCTGATGTTTTTCAGAACCTTGTTGTCCATATGGAGGAGCTGTTTTTAAATAAATATTTCCATGAAATGATCCTTAAAGGTTTGGAAAGTCTGGATCAGTGTTTTTTAAAGATTATAGAAGTAGTTGATATCGTTCTGCTGCCGGAATTGTTTGTGATAGGCAGAGTCACAAAAGATAAAACAGAATATTTTGTATCCCCTAATAACAGGCTGTCAAAAGATATAATAGATGAAATACTTGTAGAGAATAAACTGACTGAAGGTAAATTAGTTTTAAGAAATGAATTTAAAATAAAAGAAAAACACATCGATATTTCAGAGTTGGATTTTTTTATAAAGAAGAACATTTTGGCGGATGAAACCATATTTACTGTAATAGGTATTAAAAGGCCGGCAGCCGATGAAAATGTCAAAATCATGGCAGAGGCGCTGCAAAACCAGATAAAATCCACAATTTTTTATATATCATCACTTATAAAACAGCAGAAAATGTATATTACAGATTATTTGACAGATATTTATAATCGCAGGTTTTTTGATGAAACGGTAAAAAAAGAGCTTCAAAGAAGCAAAAGACACAGGGAAAGCTTTGTGGTGATTTTTTTCGATATTGACAGTTTTAAGGATATTAATGATAAGTATGGGCAC encodes:
- a CDS encoding GGDEF domain-containing protein: MNKIFLLCFHDKKYLQGLFKDFSCDYALDKYEAYSKLIAKNYNAVFISEKFLYSNKFCISIFVKEICSLKPPLIVISENYYFLPDLISVPESDLPKVLNSFTEELLEPVKHNESDVFQNLVVHMEELFLNKYFHEMILKGLESLDQCFLKIIEVVDIVLLPELFVIGRVTKDKTEYFVSPNNRLSKDIIDEILVENKLTEGKLVLRNEFKIKEKHIDISELDFFIKKNILADETIFTVIGIKRPAADENVKIMAEALQNQIKSTIFYISSLIKQQKMYITDYLTDIYNRRFFDETVKKELQRSKRHRESFVVIFFDIDSFKDINDKYGHSAGDHILVSLTSYVHSLIRDSDIFARLGGEEFGILLPETEADGGRFLAEKIRREVAVKAFAFESSKIILTISAGVLTVKNFEDADYDIIYKMCDNAMYEAKRLGKNRLVVSEI